The Vicia villosa cultivar HV-30 ecotype Madison, WI linkage group LG1, Vvil1.0, whole genome shotgun sequence genome includes a region encoding these proteins:
- the LOC131603929 gene encoding F-box/kelch-repeat protein At3g06240-like: protein MGQNSEKVHEVHAISAENNEKKTKRRKTHREEEKDKDDDGNTTEILCAHRTDDFNPSKFAGEVSYSFQMRFKTMLRDDYLVVSLSCILAQEDFSRLEYFSLKDNKWKEIENTHFPYTLDKIDPRVGSLYNDAIHWLALHSDSLMEVIIAFDLIERKLFEMPFPNDVEHKSDRCELWIFGEFLSLWGMDCENRRIEIWVMKEYNVHSSWIKGIVLSLNILPPHKFSPICSTKNGDINEILCA, encoded by the exons ATGG GACAGAACAGTGAGAAGGTTCATGAAGTTCATGCTATTAGCGCAGAAAACAATGAGAAAAAGACAAAGAGGAGAAAGACGCacagagaagaagagaaagacaaAGACGACGACGGCAACACTACCGAAATCTTATGTGCCCACAGAACTGATGATTTCAATCCTTCTAAGTTTGCCGGTGAAGTCTCTTATTCGTTTCAAATGCGTTTCAAAACCATG TTAAGAGATGATTACTTGGTGGTCTCACTGTCATGTATTCTAGCCCAGGAAGATTTTTCACGTTTGGAATATTTCTCATTGAAAGATAACAAATGGAAGGAAATTGAGAATACTCATTTCCCTTATACACTCGACAAGATTGACCCGAGAGTAGGATCGCTCTATAACGATGCTATTCATTGGTTGGCTTTACATTCGGATTCATTGATGGAAGTTATTATTGCATTTGATTTAATTGAAAGGAAACTTTTTGAGATGCCTTTTCCAAATGATGTAGAGCATAAATCTGATCGTTGCGAGTTATGGATATTTGGTGAATTTCTTAGTTTATGGGGTATGGATTGTGAAAATAGAAGAATTGAAATATGGGTGATGAAAGAATACAATGTGCATTCGTCTTGGATTAAGGGTATTGTTCTCTCTTTGAACATCTTACCTCCTCATAAGTTTTCCCCAATATGCTCTACAAAAAATGGTGATATCAATGAAATCTTATGTGCTTGA
- the LOC131604012 gene encoding uncharacterized protein LOC131604012 has translation MESDGNFTINSYFKLFSKKLAGPPLPAEKVLAIKHLRKVKVPPKLHFFEWRMILNRLPIKDQLWKRGISTDSVNLVCVLCSLEEENLIHLLGNCMIAARIWRKTFEWIDPIEELSLEEFDGFFDYWDKVRSFNKRNTMRFINVMLFAQKFLRKRRRPERNMEQKKKMRKAKSTTSTKSYVPEELITSILLNLPVKSLIRFKCLRDLYYLYGFGYDQSRDDYLVVSLSCILAQEDISRLEYFSLKDNKWKEIEDTFFLYTIDKIEPRVGSLFNDAIHWVALDSDSLMKVIIAFDLTDRKLFDMSYPNGVGHKSDHYELWVYQEFLSLWAMDCKNSRIEIWLMKEYNVNSSWIKAIVFPVQILSPHQFSPICSTKNGDIIVTNGTRLLRYNDKGELIEGSSYRCFPDSAVSRGSPSIVYTESLLSLPGDDTQAYKDDSD, from the exons ATGGAGTCGGACGGAAACTTTACTATAAATTCTTACTTCAAATTGTTTAGCAAGAAGCTGGCAGGTCCTCCATTGCCAGCGGAAAAAGTGTTAGCTATTAAACATTTACGTAAAGTGAAAGTTCCGCCTAAGTTGCATTTTTTTGAATGGAGAATGATTCTTAATAGATTACCAATAAAGGATCAATTGTGGAAGAGGGGCATTTCGACGGATTCGGTTAACTTAGTTTGCGTTTTGTGTTCGTTGGAGGAGGAAAATTTGATTCATCTTTTGGGGAATTGTATGATTGCGGCGAGAATTTGGAGGAAAACTTTCGAGTGGATTGACCCTATAGAGGAGTTATCCTTGGAGGAATTTGATGGTTTCTTCGACTATTGGGATAAGGTTAGGAGTTTCAACAAAAGGAATACCATGCG GTTCATCAACGTCATGCTATTTGCACAAAAATTTTTGAGAAAAAGACGACGACCAGAAAGAAACATGgagcagaagaagaagatgagaaagGCCAAGAGCACGACATCAACAAAATCTTATGTGCCTGAAGAACTGATAACTTCAATCCTTCTAAATTTACCAGTGAAGTCTCTTATTCGTTTCAAATGT TTACGTGATTTGTATTATCTATATGGTTTCGGATATGATCAGTCAAGAGATGATTACTTGGTGGTTTCATTGTCCTGTATTCTAGCCCAGGAAGATATTTCACGTCTGGAATATTTCTCATTGAAAGATAACAAGTGGAAGGAAATTGAGGATACTTTCTTCCTTTATACGATCGACAAGATAGAGCCCAGAGTGGGATCGCTCTTTAACGATGCTATTCATTGGGTGGCTTTAGATTCAGATTCATTGATGAAAGTTATTATTGCATTTGATTTAACAGATAGGAAACTTTTTGATATGTCGTATCCAAATGGTGTAGGCCATAAGTCTGATCATTATGAGTTGTGGGTATATCAAGAATTTCTTAGTTTATGGGCTATGGATTGtaaaaatagtagaattgaaatatggtTGATGAAAGAATACAACGTGAACTCGTCTTGGATTAAGGCTATTGTTTTCCCTGTGCAAATCCTATCTCCTCATCAATTTTCTCCAATATGCTCTACAAAAAATGGTGATATCATTGTAACAAATGGGACTAGATTATTGAGGTATAACGACAAAGGAGAGCTTATCGAGGGTTCATCATACAGATGCTTTCCAGATAGTGCAGTTTCACGTGGATCCCCATCGATAGTGTATACAGAATCTTTGCTTTCACTCCCTGGGGATGACACGCAAGCTTACAAAGATGATTCAGACTAG